tattattaataataataataatttacaaaTGCGATTGAGattgtttttctattttacatTGTGAAGTTCCACCTGCCTACCAAAATCAGTATGCAGAGTAATAAATAGAGTTGACAATATaagaaaatgcacacacacacaaacacacgcaccagcacacgcacccagacacgcatgcacacacatacacacacacacgcacacacacacttcacaggcATTTTACAATAATTACATAAGAGATCAAGGGATTTAGGCATGGTTTATTAATACAGAAAAACAGTCTCAAAGTCTGACGaacatacatttaaaatgaCAGGAACCTGCGTCTAATAATTCTGTATAATCAACAATTAAACTGCATTGCAAGCGAATATTCCACCATAGTCATGTGTTCTCCTCAGACCAGCAACCTCCTTCTACcaaccacccaccacccactcTCTATGTGATATGATATCCCCTCTCAGTTCTGGGATGCCCTGATTTCCTTCTTGTGTCTGCTACTCCTCGATGTCTTCTCCCGGGGTGTAAACAGTTAAACTCCATTTGACTCCATAAGGAGAGCGGTATGGAGGATATTAAAGCATCAATTACTCCCTACACAACAAAAGATGAGTACAGAAAAGGAGCAGGCCTCTTCATAGcgagtggggagagggggaaataaCATGTGTATTGTCTGCGTGCCTTTAATTAAAACACTAACGCGGTTACACTGCGTGTCGCATTATCTGAAAGAGCGATGCGGATGCAGAGCGACGTGGCAACAGGGGAAtgattatgtgtttgtgttatcaAAAGCAACGCTCAGCGCACACAGTAATTGAAGTTTAtgattctctctttttttttgtcacccCCACGCGCCACTAATGGCTTTCCTGGCCTAATAGTCCTTCCAAATATCACCGCGACAAACATGTTCCATTAGAGGGACATAACATCACAGGGAATTTCTACTAGAAGACTGGACAGGGCGCatacacgaccacacacacacacacacacacacacacacacacacacacacacacacacacacacacacacacacacatgcatgcaaacatgcgtgcgcacacacacacacacacacacacacacacacacacacacacacacacacacacaaggacctAACAGGCACACTCGCCTTAACCATTACCCCTCACCCTCAGCATAATTGCACGTACATAAAACACTCAAAACAccgacaagcacacacacacacatgcagtgagGGTATGTATGCGAGGGATAATCCTATACTAGGTTTGCTGGGAACCACGGGCTTGCCTCCGGGAAGTGCATTATTTTCCGATTGCAGCACACCTAAGACTGGATTTTCCCGCTTATAACATGGCCTCCAGCGAATCGTTAAAATATAAGTGGGTTTTATCATTTCTCGGCCGATTCCATCTCAGAATGAAAGCTTTCAGCTTCCACTATTTGTCGTTCCTGGAAGCACAAAAGGTCTGACCGGAGCAATAAATGGGTCTGACTAATGCTTGGTATTCATGGACAGAGATTCATATTGAACGAAACATCACCTCACACTTGACAACGTTGTGTGTTAGCCGGCAGAAGACAGCGGTGGTCAATAAttgcaaaatgttttctctctaCTCAGACCGACCAGACTGAAGCCTGCTGCTCTCGTAGCTCTGACTACGGGGAAGTCTGGAGAATTAAGCAAAGCGTAGAGCTGATAAACACCTTTTCATGAGGGATGGGTAATAGGATCGGGGCTAAATAAAAATGAGCCCAGGTCAATCAACGGCGATGGACGAGACCAGcgttactccccccccccccccccccatccccggaGACGTATGGACGATGTGCAGTCGACCGCTCCGCTCAAATCAGTACTTCCCTATGCTTCTCTGGGCTTTCGGTGCATTCGGTTTATTCATCAAACAGTTAAAACCAAGTCCAGCCTCGGACAGGGATGATGGCCAATCATAATGTAGGATAGTAGGGTCGCACATGGGCTGGCCAATCAGATGCCAGGGGTTGGAGTTACCCCATGCCACCCTTGGCCACTAACTGGAGACAGCACGGCAAATTATTTCAGTTCAAGTTTTCGTATTTCTTTTTTCCTCCTGCTGTTATCTGAAAATAATGTACACCTCTcagaactcccccccccccccccccccccccccatgtgcaGCGGTGCTACTTGGCAGTGGCGGTGCAGGCCTGGCAGGGCTCCAGGCCGTGGGGGTAGCAGGCCTGGCAGCGCAGGTCGCTGATGGACCCGTGGAAGCGGTTGGCCAGCGAGGACAGCTTGCTGCCGTGGCACAGGGAGCAGGCCGCCCGGCCGGAGCCGCCGCACTGCTGGCAGCCGCTGGCCAcctcctgcacgcacacacacacacacacacacaggacacacacacacatacacaggacacgcacacacatacacaggacacgcacgcacgcgcgcacacgcacgcacacgcacacacacacacacacacacacacacacacacacacacgcacacacgcacacacacacacacacacacacgcacacacacacacacacacacacacacgcacacacacacacacacacacacacacacacacagggcacacatacacacggggcacacatactcacaggacacacatacaaacacggggcacacatacacacagaacacacacacacacacatcgtagacacacacacacacacacacaggacacaagggacatacacacaggcatgaGTGCCTGCCTGAAGGAAGGAGagcaagggagcgagagagtgagagtgagagagcaagagagtgaaagagagagagactgagcgagagagtgaaagagagagagactgagcgaTGCGATGGTCAtgtagtggcggtggtggtgatgatgaggttgaATGGGAGAGTAATGAGGTTGGGTGGGGAATAGGGGGAGTGGGCTGGGGAATGGGTGGGAGTGAGGtgctgaggagagagaagatggAGCAAGGAGGAGGCGGGTGTTTGGTAATGGAGAAACATGAATAAAGAGTGGAAGAAGCTATCAGAGGATAATTTTAAGTGTCTTTCAACAATGTTTTGTAATTTGAACAAATTAAAcatgatggaggggtgagcACTAGACAGCACACTTTTAAATGGTACACAGGAGAACATCTGAAAACATATTTGATTGCAAGCAGGTCTTAGGGAAATACACTCAACTAGTCTTTCTATTGCTATCTTTGATAGCCTTTGTTTGTTGAAATGGCAGCATGACAcaatggcagacagacagaaagaaagacggacagatagacagacagacagatagataaataaattgACATTAGCCTGGTGgatggatagaaagatagaaaaCAGATAGTCACGTATCATTCACACCACAAACAGCATACATAACCTTGGTGGTTGGAATGATTTTAAAAAGAAAGCCCAGGCTGGAGGCAAACTGAACTAAAATATTAGACCAAGAATAGGGCCCGAAGACATGAGAACCTCACCGGGCCATGGCTGCCGGCAGCAGAACGCAGGGGGGTGGCGATACCAGAACAGAGAGGACCACACTAGGAGATGAGTAGGATGGAGAAAACAGCTAACAGGCCTGAGCGCCCTGAaaactctctccatctctttccttAAACCTCTCTTCATCTCTAGCACACTTCCTCTGAGGCGGCAGAACATGAGAATATAACAGGAGAGGTGAGGATGGTAGGAAGAAGGTGAACAGAACCGCATCCGCCaacggaggtgtgtgtgggagggtgtgtgtgggtgtgtgtgtggccgtgccaagtatcaagaaaagaaagagaataaaatagTGGTGATAGATGACTCTCctaaatgagagagaaagagagagaggggtagagagaggaaaCATATAGGTGCAAAAGGACCAAGGTGAGGACAGAAGCGGTTGGCTGGAGGGGATGGCGGTGCCGGTGTATGGAGGGGAGTGGCGGTGTttgggggagaggtgggggggatgcacatgagaaagagagtgagaaagggcaacacaagaacacacgctcacacacacagacctcaggATGACACCGGTGTCGTTCTGATAAGAAGGTGATTGTTTTAGTGGCTCGGAGGGGGCAATGTCTACCTTGGCAAAGTATTGATCTCTTGCGGCCCGGGTGGAGGATGCTGAATCTCTTAGCCAGCCGGGATGTTGTGCATGTATCTTCATATAACATATTTGTGTCTTTTCTTGGATGGCTGACTTCCATCAAATCAGAGTGTTTGCTGTTCTCTAAATGTTCAACAAAACTGGCAATGAAAAGTGATATGAGGGTAGGCTGATAGAGACTAAACACTTGATTATGTACTGCACTCCTGTGCTtacacatttaattaaaaacagGAGGATCCCATTTAATGGTCGTTAATCAACATTATACTGGTCATTCACCCGCTTAACCACTGCTAAAAGTACGCTCACTCACACGTAAACACAGAgctacacaaacatgcatacacacctgcacagacacgcacaactacacacacacacacacccgcggagacacacacacacacacacccacacaatctcaaaaacacaaatttacattaacacatgcacacaaacatgcattcacacatttaactaaacacatgcacatacacatcccCAAGCCTATTCCCCTGTGCGCCTCCCCGTGGGGACAAAATGTACTGTTCTCATCGCTGAACAATACCCCGCAACCCAGCCGCCTGGCACTCAGTCACTCCCCGGACTAAACCATTCAGGAAGCAGAGTCAAACAAAGGGGGGGGAATGGAGATCTGGtcaagagacagaaagagacggagagagaggaagagttcaGGAGAGaccggggagaggagggagcagatGAAAGGAAACAAAGCAAGCAACaagcgcgtgtgcgtgtgtgtgtgtgtgtgtgtgtgtgtgtgtgtgtgtgtgtgtgtgtgtgtgtgtgtgtgtgtgtgtgtgtgtgtgtgtgtgtgtgtgtgtgtgtgtgtgtgtgtgtgtgtagcgtaaCCTTGGCGACATCGGTCAGGGACCATTACCTTGTCGTCAGCGTCGCCTAATggcttccccctctccttccctctctccttccctctctccttccctctctccttccccctctccttccccctctccgtctcccccccgtcGCGGGGAGACGACGGAGACCTCCtggatctcctcctcctgctgctgtgggggcggggctccgggCCGGCCCCGCCCCGTCTCGGTGGCGCCTCGGGGCTACTCTGGGGGGCCGCATCCGGGGTCCTCTGCCGGGGGGCCCGGATGATGCGCAGGTTGCTGGTGTAGATGATGATCTTGCCAAAGTCCAGCACtgaggactgagagagagggggggggggggtcctttaTACACCATCTTAACACCCCGGTGCTTTGAGGTCACCTAGGATCCTCCTACCATGTCATCGTGTGTACCCTCCATTAGGACGTCCTGCCCTCTGATCAGACTCCAGGTGGTTCATCTAGAGCCTGATTTGTGACGGACTGGAAGATTCCAAAACAGCCGATCAGAACTGGACTCTGACGGCGGCCGTACACAGAAGGAGCAGAGAGCATGAGCTCGCTGTGGGCCTGCTGTCGACTGGCCCACAGCGAGCATTAACCCCGGGACATTTTTTTTGGCCCACGTCCGTCCCTGTTTGTGATGCTTTACATGTAATATAAAGAATATGGACGCATGAGAAGGGCAATATTGATTCATGAAAAGCCAATCTTTACGACCACAGAAAAGTCCTTATTCAGCAAGACAATTATGATTTCCTGAATATAATCTTCAGCCGTAGTTCGGCTGGCCAGTAGCAATGCTGACCTAGTGAACATCAAATCCATACTACATACCGCTAAGAATGAAAAGTCCTTGATAGAATTCATGTCCAGAATATAGTTATACGAAGCCCTAGCCTTCCGGCACTTTGTTAAGAGAATAAGCCATACGAGAGACAGAACCGCAAGGCGCCATCGATTTATCCTTCACTCGCTGGAATAATGAAGATGCTGTAACCGCCCTGCAATAAAAATGATATGTCTGGTGGTTTGGAATATTATTTATCAGTCTATTTAGTCAATTTGAATAAACAACTTTTTTTGCTTCATTATGCCAAATCGTTGATACATCTATGATTGTTGCCAAACACATAAtcgcaaaataaaataatatttttgttGTATTCCATGAAACTAAATGAGGCTGAAAGCACAAATCCATCCTGCTCACGCTTCACCTGACAAAAAGGAGGTACGTTATTACATTCATAGGGTCTGCTCTACATTCCTATTTGTTATAGGATATGGATTTGCATATTGCTAATCCATATCTCCAGAGCCAGCCACAAACTCAGGGCGCAGACACACTGACGGACGGCCTCACATCGGGGTCCCCCTGAGTCCCGTCGCCCTGGGACACAGCAGGCTTGTAGCCAGCCATCCCCCGGTAGACGTTGATGCGCTGGGCGATCACCCCGGTGGGAGGGTACACAcctgcacaaagacacacaggacacacgTCAGAACAGCACAACAAACGACGCCGTGACGGTGGTAGTTTTAAAAATCAATTAAGTTAGAGATTACATTTTAATTAGTTTTGTTCTAAATTCACTCATGAAAATTGATGAAGTAAACCCCCAACACATGTTAGGGAGAAGTCGTGTCTCTGCCTTTGAAAGAACCAACTGATGGATGTTTTTCGTTCATTATTGTTGTTATCATTTTTCATACTGGAGCAAAAGTGATGGTGGCAGTCAAAAAAGGCACAGGTTGAAGGTGTTATGTAAGACAGGtaaacccacacatgcacacacacacacagaacccctgccccccgacacacacacacacacacacagacacacacacatacatacaaaaccacacagaggacccccctccccccacacacacacacacagacacacgtacaaaaCCACACAgagcacccccctccccccacacacacacacgcataaactgataagcacacacacagaggaccccacacagagacacacacacacacacacacacaaatacacacacacacacacacacacacacatacacacacacacacacacatgcatgcacaaccCCAAACTATACAAGCATACCCCAACATTAAGGTATAGCATGCAGCGTATGGCTCAGAGCCTAGCGTAGCCTAGCGTTGCAGCGCGCGCTGAAGGGCTCACCCGGCTGGTCCTCGGGGGGGGGCTCCTGGAAGCCACacagctgctccagctccaggtGGCTGGGGGGGAGCTTGCGGTGGAGGAAGCTGTGGGGGTACTTCTCCTCGGGGCTGTCCACCTCCTGGCCGTCCTCGTACACGTGCTTCAGCACGCGGCCGCTGTACGACGACGCCAGCTTGAACCGCACCTGTAGGGCGCCGCGGAGCACACGGTTCTGCCCTCTGTGCTTTATTGATGCTCAGCCTTCTTTCggtgtttggttgtttttttttcccagccaGCTGATTCCACTCATTAATTGCACCCATGGGCGAGGCTGATGAGCAGAGCCAGATGGTTGTCTCAAATGTAGCTGGCTCCAGGGAGGGTTACTCCTTCTGTACCCAGGACTTGTTCTGTTTGGAACTTGGACGGAGCATGGATGTTTGTTTCACACCCGAACTAGTTCTACTTTTGtctattctttatttattttttcctgtgAAGACCTGGTGGTGGCAGGATGAGGTGTTGAGGGGTAGGACAATGACGGGGGGCGGGGAGACGGCTCAAAGCTAGGGCTATTTCTGTATCGTTggcagagctctctctctctctgctgtctatgtctgtgtcgtTTTGTTCCAAGCACTGGGCGTTTTGAAGTCCACGTTTTAAGAGGACTGTCTGAGGGGTGAATAGGCAGAGGACAGCATGAGGGGAAACTACTTTCACCTGTTGTCTTGTCCCTGTGAAACGATGCCACGCCAAATGTGCTCCTTCTAAATATAAACATGAGGGATGTGCATATATGCATGAGGGATTCATGTATCCAAACCTGCCATTTGCTCAATGGCTCCCAGACTCCTGGGAGACCCCTACTGTGTTGCTTTTACCACTTAACCCTGGCAAATATAGTAATACTTGTGTTGAAGAGAAATGTTTCACATTCA
The Gadus morhua chromosome 7, gadMor3.0, whole genome shotgun sequence DNA segment above includes these coding regions:
- the grxcr2 gene encoding glutaredoxin domain-containing cysteine-rich protein 2, which produces MEEIQRQLTQRYEGAKHRKVRFKLASSYSGRVLKHVYEDGQEVDSPEEKYPHSFLHRKLPPSHLELEQLCGFQEPPPEDQPGVYPPTGVIAQRINVYRGMAGYKPAVSQGDGTQGDPDSSVLDFGKIIIYTSNLRIIRAPRQRTPDAAPQSSPEAPPRRGGAGPEPRPHSSRRRRSRRSPSSPRDGGETERGKERGCMCVCVLCVCVCVCVQEVASGCQQCGGSGRAACSLCHGSKLSSLANRFHGSISDLRCQACYPHGLEPCQACTATAK